One Clostridium novyi NT genomic window carries:
- the fabD gene encoding ACP S-malonyltransferase: MSKIAFLFSGQGSQYIGMGKELYDNFYESREVFNKANIALGFSISDLCFGGSLEDLNKTENTQPAILTTSIATLKALEKHEIKPDMVAGLSLGEYSALVCSGVLDFEDAVRVVKKRGKFMQEEVPFGVGTMAAVIGLAREKIKEACIRASKEGIVQVANYNCQSQIVIAGEIKAVDKALEIAKELGAKRVIKLKVSAPFHTSMLKGAGEKLYSELQNIELKEIKIPVMTNVTGTYINDVHDIKGILKEQVMSSVLWEDIIKNMIEEGVDTFIEIGPGKALCGFVKKINRKVKVLNVEDLNSLRKTVDELKGDKN; the protein is encoded by the coding sequence ATGAGTAAAATTGCATTTTTATTCTCAGGGCAAGGGTCCCAATACATAGGAATGGGAAAAGAACTATATGATAATTTTTATGAAAGCAGAGAAGTATTTAATAAAGCAAATATTGCCCTTGGATTTTCTATAAGTGATTTATGTTTTGGTGGAAGTTTAGAAGATTTAAATAAAACGGAAAATACTCAACCTGCAATACTCACAACTAGTATAGCTACATTAAAGGCATTAGAAAAACATGAAATAAAGCCAGATATGGTTGCAGGACTTAGCCTTGGAGAGTATTCAGCTTTAGTATGTAGTGGAGTTTTAGACTTTGAAGATGCAGTAAGAGTTGTAAAAAAGAGAGGTAAGTTCATGCAAGAAGAAGTTCCTTTTGGAGTTGGAACTATGGCTGCCGTAATAGGCTTAGCAAGGGAAAAGATAAAGGAAGCCTGCATTAGAGCATCTAAGGAAGGAATTGTTCAGGTTGCAAATTATAATTGTCAGTCGCAAATAGTTATTGCTGGGGAAATAAAAGCAGTAGATAAAGCTTTAGAGATAGCAAAGGAATTAGGTGCAAAGAGAGTTATAAAACTTAAAGTTAGTGCGCCATTTCATACTTCCATGCTAAAGGGTGCTGGAGAGAAATTATATAGTGAACTTCAAAATATAGAGTTAAAGGAAATAAAAATACCTGTAATGACAAATGTAACTGGAACTTATATAAATGATGTTCATGATATAAAAGGAATATTAAAAGAGCAGGTTATGAGCTCTGTACTTTGGGAAGACATAATAAAAAATATGATAGAAGAAGGCGTAGATACTTTTATAGAAATTGGACCTGGAAAAGCCTTATGTGGATTTGTAAAGAAGATAAATAGAAAAGTAAAAGTTTTAAATGTTGAGGATTTAAATTCTTTAAGGAAAACTGTAGATGAATTAAAAGGAGACAAGAATTAA
- the fabG gene encoding 3-oxoacyl-[acyl-carrier-protein] reductase — MLTGKNAIVTGSSRGIGRAIAIKLAELGANIILNYRNNVASVKEVIKEIETKGVKVMAIQGDVSNFEDAKKVVDEAKEKLGSIDILVNNAGITKDTLLMRMKEEDFDKVIEVNLKGVFNCTKNIVPIMMKQRSGRIINISSIVGLSGNAGQSNYAAAKAGIIGFTKSVAKEIATRGITVNAIAPGFISTDMTDVLSDKVKEEIKKNIPLRRIGEGKDIANTVAFLASDMGAYITGQVISVDGGMHI; from the coding sequence ATGTTAACTGGAAAAAATGCTATAGTTACAGGTTCAAGTCGTGGAATAGGAAGGGCTATTGCTATAAAACTTGCAGAACTTGGAGCTAATATTATTTTAAATTATAGAAATAATGTAGCATCAGTTAAAGAAGTTATAAAAGAAATAGAAACAAAGGGCGTTAAAGTTATGGCAATTCAAGGTGATGTAAGTAACTTTGAAGATGCAAAAAAGGTAGTAGATGAAGCTAAAGAAAAGCTAGGTTCAATAGATATTCTAGTAAACAATGCAGGAATAACAAAGGATACACTTCTTATGAGAATGAAGGAAGAAGACTTTGACAAGGTAATAGAAGTTAACTTAAAAGGTGTATTTAACTGCACCAAAAATATTGTGCCTATAATGATGAAACAAAGAAGTGGAAGAATAATAAATATATCTTCAATTGTTGGGCTTTCAGGAAATGCTGGACAATCAAACTATGCAGCTGCAAAGGCAGGAATAATTGGTTTTACAAAGTCTGTAGCAAAAGAAATAGCTACAAGAGGAATAACTGTAAATGCAATAGCACCAGGTTTTATAAGTACAGATATGACAGATGTATTATCAGATAAAGTTAAAGAGGAAATAAAGAAAAACATTCCTCTAAGAAGAATTGGAGAAGGAAAAGATATTGCAAATACAGTTGCCTTTTTAGCATCTGATATGGGAGCTTATATAACTGGACAAGTTATAAGCGTAGATGGTGGAATGCATATATAA
- a CDS encoding beta-ketoacyl-ACP synthase III has translation MYNVKIENTGRYVPDNIVTNEDISKIVDTNDKWIRERTGIKERRISKGENTSHMAIKSAKDVLRKSSIKADELDLIIVATCTPDCFVPSTACIVQDAIGATKATCFDINAACTGFMYALSVASQFIKSGQSKNALVIGAETLSKMINWQDRGTCVLFADGAGAAILTRSEEVGLISQYTCSDGTGGKFLKCDALPVENPYVSEKTEFLNKLSMEGREVFKFAVNAMIDSVHKVLEKTDYTIEDIDYIVPHQANIRIIEYVAKKLKVSQDKFYINLHRYGNTSGASIPIALDEMNEKNMLKKGDKIILVGFGGGLTFGAHLIQWN, from the coding sequence ATGTATAATGTAAAGATTGAGAACACTGGTAGATATGTGCCAGATAACATCGTTACAAATGAGGACATTTCAAAGATTGTAGATACTAATGATAAATGGATAAGAGAGAGAACTGGAATTAAAGAAAGAAGAATTTCAAAAGGTGAAAATACATCTCACATGGCAATAAAGTCAGCAAAGGATGTATTAAGAAAATCCTCTATAAAAGCTGATGAATTAGATTTAATCATTGTAGCCACATGTACACCAGATTGCTTCGTACCCTCCACGGCTTGTATTGTTCAAGATGCTATAGGTGCTACAAAGGCTACATGTTTTGATATAAATGCCGCTTGCACTGGATTCATGTATGCACTTTCTGTTGCAAGCCAATTTATAAAATCAGGACAAAGTAAAAATGCTTTAGTAATTGGAGCTGAAACATTGTCCAAGATGATTAATTGGCAAGATAGAGGTACATGCGTATTATTTGCAGATGGTGCAGGAGCGGCAATTTTAACTAGAAGTGAAGAGGTAGGACTTATTTCTCAGTATACATGTTCAGATGGTACTGGGGGAAAGTTTTTAAAATGTGATGCTCTACCTGTTGAAAATCCATATGTAAGTGAAAAGACGGAGTTCTTAAACAAGCTTTCAATGGAAGGACGAGAAGTTTTTAAATTTGCAGTAAATGCAATGATTGATTCTGTCCACAAGGTTCTAGAAAAAACAGATTACACTATAGAAGATATTGATTATATAGTACCTCATCAAGCAAATATAAGAATAATAGAATATGTAGCTAAAAAACTAAAAGTATCACAGGATAAATTTTATATAAATTTACACAGGTATGGAAACACATCAGGAGCTAGTATACCAATAGCTTTAGATGAAATGAATGAGAAGAATATGCTAAAAAAAGGCGACAAAATTATTTTAGTTGGATTCGGTGGAGGACTTACATTTGGAGCTCACTTAATTCAATGGAATTAG
- the acpP gene encoding acyl carrier protein: protein MTLNRVKKIMADHLEINEDEIKLGSNFQDDLGVDSLDIFEIVMEIEDEFDLEIPNEDIENVKTVEDLVKYIDSRCE from the coding sequence ATGACATTAAATAGAGTTAAAAAGATAATGGCAGACCATTTAGAAATTAATGAAGATGAAATAAAATTAGGATCAAATTTCCAAGATGATTTAGGAGTGGATTCTTTAGATATATTTGAAATAGTGATGGAAATAGAAGATGAATTTGATCTTGAAATACCAAATGAAGATATTGAAAATGTAAAAACTGTTGAAGATTTAGTAAAGTATATAGATTCAAGATGTGAGTAA
- the fabK gene encoding enoyl-[acyl-carrier-protein] reductase FabK, giving the protein MKNCDLFEKLGVKYPIIQGGMAWIADSSLAAAVSNAGGIGIIAAANAPVEYVRDEIRKAKSLTDKPFGVNIMLLSDNADDIAKLVCEEGVKIVTTGAGSPGKYMNMWKEHDITVIPVVASVALAKRMERSGADAVISEGCEAGGHIGELTTMVLVPQIVDAVDIPVIAAGGIGDGRGVMASFMLGASGVQVGTRFLVAKECTVHENYKDKVIKAKDIDSVVTARATGHPVRSLRNKLVREFKALEKKGATIEEYEKLGAGTLKKAARYGDVQMGSVMAGQIAGLIKKEQTCSEIIEELFTEADNILMGFKRERENE; this is encoded by the coding sequence ATGAAAAACTGCGATTTATTTGAAAAACTAGGAGTAAAATATCCAATAATTCAAGGTGGCATGGCTTGGATTGCAGATAGTTCACTTGCAGCAGCAGTATCAAATGCTGGAGGAATCGGAATAATTGCAGCAGCAAATGCTCCTGTAGAGTATGTACGTGATGAAATTAGAAAGGCTAAAAGTTTAACCGATAAACCCTTTGGAGTTAATATAATGCTTCTTAGTGATAATGCAGATGATATTGCAAAGCTTGTATGTGAAGAAGGAGTAAAGATTGTTACAACTGGAGCAGGAAGCCCCGGAAAGTATATGAATATGTGGAAAGAACATGACATTACAGTTATTCCTGTTGTAGCATCGGTTGCCCTTGCAAAGAGAATGGAGAGAAGTGGAGCAGATGCAGTTATATCAGAAGGATGTGAAGCTGGAGGACATATTGGAGAACTTACAACTATGGTCCTTGTACCACAAATAGTTGATGCTGTAGACATACCTGTAATTGCAGCAGGGGGTATAGGTGATGGTAGAGGTGTTATGGCATCATTTATGCTTGGTGCATCTGGAGTTCAAGTGGGAACCAGATTTTTAGTTGCTAAGGAATGTACTGTTCATGAAAATTATAAGGATAAGGTTATAAAAGCTAAGGATATAGATTCAGTAGTAACTGCAAGAGCCACAGGACATCCAGTAAGAAGCCTTAGAAATAAGCTTGTTCGTGAGTTTAAAGCTTTAGAAAAAAAAGGAGCAACCATTGAAGAATACGAAAAATTAGGAGCAGGAACACTTAAAAAGGCCGCAAGATATGGAGATGTTCAAATGGGTTCCGTTATGGCAGGACAAATTGCAGGGCTTATAAAAAAAGAGCAAACTTGCAGTGAAATTATAGAAGAATTATTTACTGAAGCTGACAATATATTAATGGGTTTTAAAAGGGAGAGAGAAAATGAGTAA
- the fabF gene encoding beta-ketoacyl-ACP synthase II, with the protein MKNRVVITGMGAITPIGNSVNDFWSGVREGKCGIDKITFFDTEDYKAKLAAEVKNFEVTDYMEKREARRLDRFCHFALVAADEAVKSAGITDENVDKYRMGVIVGSGVGGFGTIEEQHNKLLQKGPNRVSPFFIPMIISNMAAGNIAIKFGAKGVCTNIVTACATGTHAIGEAFHNIRNEISDVIIAGGAEASITPLAVAGFTSLTALSTSEEPLRASIPFDKERNGFVMGEGAGIVVLESLESALKRNAKIYGEIVGYGATCDAYHITSPAPNGEGGARAMEIAIKDAGIEKNEISYINAHGTSTPYNDKFETEAIKTVFGEDAYKIPVSSTKSMTGHLLGAAGAVEAIVCTKALQDGFIPATIGYREADEDCDLDYVPNEGREKNIKYAMSNSLGFGGHNSTIILKKWDGQ; encoded by the coding sequence GTGAAAAACAGAGTTGTAATCACTGGTATGGGAGCTATAACTCCCATAGGTAATAGCGTTAATGATTTTTGGAGCGGAGTTAGAGAAGGAAAGTGTGGAATTGATAAAATAACATTCTTTGATACTGAGGATTATAAGGCAAAGCTTGCAGCAGAAGTTAAAAATTTTGAAGTTACAGATTATATGGAAAAAAGAGAAGCTAGAAGACTTGATAGGTTTTGTCATTTTGCACTAGTTGCAGCAGATGAGGCAGTAAAGAGTGCAGGAATTACAGATGAAAATGTGGATAAATACAGAATGGGAGTTATTGTAGGTTCAGGGGTTGGAGGATTTGGAACAATTGAAGAACAACACAATAAGCTTTTACAAAAAGGACCAAATAGAGTAAGTCCATTTTTTATACCTATGATTATAAGCAACATGGCGGCAGGAAATATAGCAATTAAGTTTGGTGCCAAAGGTGTTTGCACCAATATAGTAACAGCTTGTGCAACTGGAACTCATGCAATAGGTGAGGCTTTTCATAACATTAGAAATGAAATATCAGATGTAATAATAGCAGGAGGGGCAGAAGCATCAATTACACCACTTGCAGTTGCTGGGTTTACATCACTTACGGCACTAAGCACTAGCGAAGAGCCACTAAGAGCATCAATTCCATTTGATAAAGAGAGAAATGGATTTGTAATGGGAGAGGGGGCTGGAATTGTAGTATTAGAATCTCTTGAAAGCGCATTAAAGAGAAATGCAAAAATTTATGGTGAAATAGTTGGATATGGAGCAACTTGTGATGCGTACCACATAACTTCACCAGCACCAAATGGAGAAGGTGGAGCAAGGGCTATGGAAATTGCTATAAAGGATGCTGGTATAGAGAAAAATGAAATTTCATATATAAACGCTCATGGAACAAGCACTCCATACAATGATAAGTTTGAAACAGAAGCTATAAAAACTGTATTTGGAGAGGATGCATATAAAATACCTGTAAGCTCAACTAAATCAATGACTGGACATTTACTTGGAGCAGCTGGAGCAGTAGAAGCAATAGTTTGCACAAAAGCATTACAGGATGGATTTATACCTGCAACAATAGGTTACAGGGAAGCTGATGAGGATTGTGATTTAGATTATGTACCAAATGAAGGTAGAGAGAAAAATATAAAGTATGCAATGTCTAATTCATTAGGTTTTGGAGGTCACAACTCAACAATAATCTTAAAGAAATGGGATGGACAATAG
- the accB gene encoding acetyl-CoA carboxylase biotin carboxyl carrier protein, translating to MDYKGIQEIIKTMSNSELTSLEIETKDMKIIMKKGEVVESISREDIMAVTTLNNHKEEVKNLENIVEEEEIIETVQQGKVEDENLTIIESPIVGTFYTAPSPDEEDFVVSGSKVKKGDTLCIIEAMKLMNEIEAEEDCEIVEILVKNEEMVEYGQPLFKVRV from the coding sequence ATGGATTATAAGGGAATACAAGAAATTATAAAAACAATGAGTAATTCAGAGCTTACATCTTTGGAAATAGAAACAAAAGATATGAAGATTATCATGAAAAAGGGGGAAGTAGTAGAGAGCATAAGTAGAGAAGACATAATGGCAGTAACTACGCTTAATAATCATAAAGAAGAAGTTAAGAATTTAGAAAATATTGTAGAGGAAGAAGAAATTATAGAAACAGTGCAACAGGGCAAAGTAGAAGATGAAAATTTAACTATTATAGAATCACCTATAGTAGGAACTTTTTATACAGCACCTTCTCCTGATGAAGAAGATTTTGTAGTGTCTGGAAGTAAGGTTAAAAAGGGAGATACTCTTTGTATTATAGAGGCAATGAAGCTTATGAATGAAATAGAAGCAGAAGAAGATTGTGAGATAGTTGAGATACTAGTAAAGAATGAAGAAATGGTTGAGTATGGACAACCACTATTCAAAGTTAGAGTATAG
- a CDS encoding ABC-ATPase domain-containing protein codes for MKNSVDLLNILKSINGKGYKAYKDIAGAYDFGKYILHVDSVQGDPFASPSRVRISVNQKNSKFPENLFDESYRRIALTDFLARLFYENINKIYSRVKGSGKSGLLSIDSCGQEVLDRTAICIDKNKVEARIEVGLPANGRRVLSKEAEEIFFNFIPKIVDKTLYFNNINKEKLIESVRLSEDQNYIRNKLNELQLCAFVANGSILPRESGVSEKPLKNNAVKFLSPKELELEINLPNKGKISGMGIKKGITLIVGGGYHGKSTLLKALELGVYNHIKGDGREFVITDDTAVKIRAEDGRSIEKVDISMFINNLPNGKDTVKFTTENASGSTSEAANIVEAIESRARVFLIDEDTSATNFMIRDKNMQLLVSDDKEPITPFILRAREIYEKNGISTIIVVGSSGDYFSIADNVIMMDEYRILDVTKKAKEISKNSNENSNNIDINKDRYSLNFNRVLLKNSFKEGYKGVKIKSVGKEALLYNKSEINLRYLEQIVDRSQVNTIGEIIKYIKENTVNDKLNLHDVVGKVVEDIKEKGLIVVSSKKGGGGNLAIVRKHEIMAALNRFRELKIK; via the coding sequence TTGAAGAATTCAGTAGATTTATTAAATATATTAAAAAGTATAAATGGTAAAGGGTATAAGGCATATAAGGATATAGCTGGAGCCTATGATTTTGGAAAATACATATTACATGTAGATAGTGTTCAAGGAGATCCATTTGCAAGTCCTTCTAGAGTTAGAATTAGTGTAAATCAGAAAAATTCTAAGTTTCCAGAAAACCTTTTTGATGAATCTTACAGAAGAATAGCTTTAACGGATTTTTTAGCTCGTTTATTTTATGAAAATATAAATAAGATTTATTCTAGAGTTAAGGGTTCAGGAAAAAGTGGACTTTTAAGTATAGATAGTTGCGGTCAAGAAGTATTAGATAGAACAGCTATTTGTATTGATAAAAATAAGGTTGAAGCTAGGATAGAAGTGGGTCTTCCGGCAAATGGAAGAAGGGTTTTATCAAAAGAAGCTGAAGAGATCTTTTTTAATTTTATACCCAAAATAGTAGATAAAACTTTATATTTCAATAATATTAATAAAGAAAAGTTAATAGAAAGTGTGCGTCTTTCAGAAGATCAAAATTATATAAGAAATAAATTAAATGAACTTCAGTTGTGTGCTTTTGTAGCTAATGGCTCTATACTTCCAAGAGAAAGTGGAGTATCAGAAAAACCATTAAAGAACAATGCAGTTAAGTTTTTAAGTCCTAAAGAACTTGAGTTGGAAATAAATCTTCCAAACAAGGGCAAAATATCTGGAATGGGTATTAAGAAGGGAATAACCTTAATTGTAGGCGGAGGATACCACGGTAAGTCTACACTTTTAAAGGCCCTAGAACTTGGAGTTTATAATCACATTAAAGGTGATGGGCGTGAATTTGTAATAACAGATGACACTGCGGTGAAGATTAGAGCAGAAGATGGAAGAAGCATCGAAAAAGTAGATATATCAATGTTCATAAACAATCTTCCAAATGGAAAGGACACAGTTAAATTTACTACTGAAAATGCCAGTGGAAGTACATCAGAGGCTGCAAATATTGTTGAGGCAATAGAAAGTAGGGCAAGGGTATTTCTTATTGATGAAGATACAAGTGCAACTAATTTTATGATTAGAGATAAGAATATGCAGTTACTTGTAAGTGATGATAAGGAGCCTATAACCCCATTTATATTAAGGGCAAGAGAAATATATGAGAAAAACGGGATTTCAACTATTATAGTTGTAGGAAGTTCTGGAGACTATTTTTCTATAGCTGACAATGTAATTATGATGGATGAATATAGGATTTTAGATGTAACTAAAAAGGCTAAGGAAATAAGTAAAAACAGTAATGAGAATAGTAATAATATAGATATAAATAAAGATAGGTATTCTTTAAATTTTAATAGAGTTTTACTTAAAAATAGCTTTAAGGAAGGATATAAAGGAGTAAAAATAAAATCTGTTGGAAAGGAAGCACTTCTTTATAATAAATCTGAAATAAATTTAAGATATTTAGAGCAAATAGTAGATAGAAGCCAAGTTAATACCATTGGAGAAATTATAAAATACATAAAAGAGAATACTGTTAATGACAAGTTAAACTTACATGATGTAGTAGGTAAAGTTGTTGAAGATATTAAGGAAAAAGGACTCATTGTAGTTTCTTCTAAAAAAGGTGGAGGGGGAAATCTTGCTATAGTTAGAAAACATGAGATTATGGCAGCTTTAAATAGATTTAGAGAACTAAAAATAAAATAA
- a CDS encoding MarR family winged helix-turn-helix transcriptional regulator codes for MDKNIKTILNELLVSTFNEILTIEQTALKSGKLNDLSVTEIHTIEAIGMYKPRTMSEVAGDLGITVGTLTTAINNLVKKEYVERQKDENDRRVVKIVLTKKGKLAYRVHEKFHSDMIKATIDGLTDEEEVLLAAALGKLNDFFKNNYLEKNEDKKE; via the coding sequence GTGGATAAGAATATAAAAACAATTTTAAATGAACTTTTAGTTAGTACCTTTAATGAGATATTAACTATTGAGCAGACAGCATTAAAGTCAGGAAAGTTAAATGATTTATCAGTAACAGAAATACATACAATAGAAGCTATTGGAATGTATAAGCCAAGAACCATGTCAGAGGTTGCAGGAGACCTTGGAATAACTGTTGGAACATTAACTACTGCAATAAACAATTTAGTGAAAAAAGAGTATGTTGAGAGACAGAAAGATGAAAATGACAGAAGGGTAGTTAAGATTGTGCTTACTAAAAAGGGCAAGCTTGCATATAGGGTTCACGAAAAATTTCATTCAGATATGATAAAGGCAACAATAGATGGATTAACTGATGAAGAAGAGGTTCTTTTAGCAGCTGCACTTGGTAAACTAAATGACTTTTTTAAAAACAACTACTTAGAAAAAAATGAAGATAAAAAGGAATAA